In a genomic window of Quercus lobata isolate SW786 chromosome 4, ValleyOak3.0 Primary Assembly, whole genome shotgun sequence:
- the LOC115985254 gene encoding 50S ribosomal protein L3-1, chloroplastic-like: MKTEATDGYNAVQVRFRRVRDRMLTKPEMGHLQKAGAIPMRHLQEFHLVSMDGFKANQRLVFDDLFKEGDLVDVAGTTIGKGFQAQQRDLYDQAVIPIVHEVLEGFNCTKRSELRTKRHQLSKRHEDIFH, translated from the exons ATGAAAACTGAGGCCACTGATGGCTACAACGCAGTCCAAGTTAGGTTTCGAAGGGTCAGGGACCGCATGCTCACAAAGCCAGAGATGGGTCATTTGCAGAAAGCGGGTGCTATTCCTATGCGCCATTTGCAGGAGTTTCATTTGGTTTCTATGGATGGGTTTAAGGCTAACCAGAGGCTTGTGTTTGATGATCTTTTCAAGGAGGGTGATCTTGTTGATGTGGCTGGCACCACCATTGGAAAGGGTTTTcaag CTCAACAAAGAGATCTTTATGATCAAGCAGTGATTCCAATAGTACATGAAGTTTTAGAAGGTTTCAATTGTACCAAGAGGAGCGAGCTAAGGACCAAGAGGCATCAGCTAAGCAAGAGGCATGAGGACATCTTCCAttag